A genomic window from Pecten maximus chromosome 4, xPecMax1.1, whole genome shotgun sequence includes:
- the LOC117326417 gene encoding phosphatidylinositol-glycan-specific phospholipase D-like, which produces MAVCCQFSFSLLSLLSFLVYANGCGITTHIVISERAKEHFGNISPTHVDYKKIIAKHHDAFMAGSPYPDAFFSSLCDKGNYHNVSEDTHWSGFLNATINHIRNHYPQPWDTATEKLVAFMFGFVSHQVADIVWHSLGVDQGFITTMGMENFHGSYTNAHAAADFGGDVMSLFDMDVSMFMDPLKEWYVPVDDLTMIYQEFYGTTRITRPVIDNCSTLLLVGGYAEIVGGSEAYAAVANTSPFLVDQYRDYFLGGVNDMAGWSARLWNRTIHMLENGTSSCMVPHNPLYINCTATSTQEFSRLSTNKERNGFFRQPDLLGLTQDDLVVEKAYRGILIKPGYKIRSLLEKKRDTLLAKRKRIREEKMKLLKKKEAELPRDSPNQMGIYYTPERFSKFGWSLAVGDLNGDDNDDLVVGAPGYSGGGSPDQGRVYILYGSDNGLPVAKGAYYLLNMNNQTNCTLHGPPEAQSLFGTSVAVLDINQDGNLDVAVGAPAFRNHGQLDYNGAVYIYYGKLRTNATLYQPNITITCQSQYCNLGFTMTTGDINKDGHHDLLLGTPYYQLVANQSGIVSALPSSQAYSGHMVITFESLIAKWNLQNKQAYSWFGHNIRVRSGLVMVGQPYYRKCSRPDCQLTSSDLQTVGALNLYNLGMTYNISSLTLHGEQQFDLAGYSADIGFPYDNKSLILAVGVVGRDAPGVYLTVPIHIHQAGAVFVYNITNNNVQLLATFQGDRQFGRFGIFVKFEDVNGDGIDDLMIGAPRRNEDATDILPRWFSNDYDGRLYVFYGGKNFPKGNATYTPQCGMFYPCPETVANFTTDAYGYKLKMGYNAAILKAKNLNNMVTSVLYGDELFDKWSSPTVYVYRINTTATSNGEPEGSR; this is translated from the exons ATGGCGGTGTGCTGTCAGTTTTCGTTTTCACTGTTATCGTTACTGTCATTTCTGGTGTATGCGAACGGCTGTGGAATAACAACACACATTGTCATTT CTGAAAGAGCAAAGGAACACTTTGGTAACATAAGTCCAACACATGTTGATTACAAAAAG ATAATAGCCAAACATCATGATGCTTTCATGGCTGGGAGTCCCTACCCCGATGCTTTCTTCAGCTCACTTTGTGATAAAG GAAATTACCACAATGTTTCTGAGGACACTCACTGGTCTGGTTTCCTTAACGCCACAATCAACCATATCAGGAATCACTATCCTCAACCCTGGGACACG GCCACAGAGAAACTAGTGGCATTTATGTTTGGATTTGTGTCCCACCAAGTGGCTGACATTGTGTGGCACAGTCTGGGTGTGGACCAAGGCTTTATTACTACAATGGGTATG gaaaactTCCATGGCTCCTACACCAATGCTCATGCTGCTGCAGATTTTG GTGGCGACGTGATGAGCCTGTTTGACATGGATGTTTCTATGTTCATGGACCCCCTCAAGGAATG GTATGTACCTGTAGATGACCTGACGATGATTTACCAGGAATTTTACGGTACGACCAGGATCACACGTCCTGTCATAGACAACTGTTCTACTTTACTCCTTGTGGGTGG gtaTGCTGAGATTGTTGGAGGTTCAGAA GCCTATGCTGCAGTGGCCAATACTAGCCCGTTTCTAGTGGATCAGTACCGTGACTACTTCCTGGGTGGGGTAAATGACATGGCAGGTTGGTCAGCTCGACTTTGGAACCGCACCATCCACATGTTGGAGAATGGAACCAG CTCATGTATGGTCCCCCACAACCCACTCTACATCAACTGTACAGCTACATCAACGCAGGAATTTTCTAGACTTTCCACCAACAAGGAGAGGAATGGGTTCTTTCGACAGCCTGACCTACTTGGTCTAACACAGGATGACCTTGTTGTGGAGAAGGCCTACagggggatacttatcaaaccaggctacaagattagg TCTTTATTAGAAAAAAAGCGAGACACACTACTGGCAAAGAGGAAGAGGATCAGGGAGGAAAAGATGAAATTACTTAAAAAGAAGGAAGCGGAGCTACCAAGAGATAGTCCAAATCAGATGGGCATATACTACACACCCGAGAGATTCTCAAAGTTTGGCTG gtcaCTTGCTGTTGGTGACCTTAACGGAGACGATAACGATGACTTGGTGGTGGGGGCCCCAGGATACTCGGGAGGAGGTAGTCCTGACCAGGGCAgggtttatattttatatg gGTCAGACAATGGATTACCTGTTGCTAAAGGAGCCTACTATCTACTTAACATGAATAACCAAACCAACTGTACCCTTCACGGTCCTCCAGAG GCCCAGTCCCTATTTGGTACGTCTGTGGCCGTTTTGGATATTAACCAGGATGGAAACCTAGATGTAGCTGTAGGAGCTCCAGCCTTCAGGAACCATGGACAGCTTGACTACAAT GGGGCCGTGTATATCTACTATGGTAAACTGAGAACCAATGCCACCCTGTACCAGCCGAATATAACAATCACGTGTCAG AGTCAGTACTGTAACCTTGGGTTTACCATGACAACGGGTGACATTAACAAGGATGGCCACCATGACCTACTGTTGGGGACACCATACTATCAGTTGGTGGCAAATCAGAGTGGAATTGTGTCAGCACTTCCCTCAAGTCAAGCTTACTCAG GACACATGGTGATAACATTTGAATCGTTGATTGCCAAGTGGAACCTGCAGAATAAACAG GCGTACAGCTGGTTTGGACACAACATCCGAGTACGCAGTGGACTGGTAATGGTGGGGCAGCCTTACTACAGGAAGTGTAGCAG ACCTGACTGTCAGCTGACCTCGTCTGACCTCCAGACTGTCGGGGCCCTGAACCTCTATAACCTTGGAATGACCTACAACATTTCTAGCCTCACTCTACATGGAGAGCAGCAGTTTGACTTGGCTGGATATAGTGCTGATATTGGTTTCCCCTACGACAACAAGTCGCTGATCCTGGCTGTAGGTGTGGTGGGGCGTGACGCCCCTGGGGTATACCTAACTGTTCCGATCCATATCCACCAAGCAGGGGCAGTGTTTGTTTACAACATCACAAACAACAATGTCCAACTCCTCGCCACCTTTCAGGGCGATAGGCAGTTTGGCAGATTTGGCATTTTTGTCAAG TTTGAAGATGTAAATGGCGATGGTATAGATGATCTGATGATTGGGGCACCTCGACGCAATGAAGATGCGACGGACATTTTACCACGGTGGTTCTCAAATG ATTATGATGGCAGGCTGTATGTTTTCTACGGGGGTAAAAACTTTCCTAAGGGAAACGCTACCTACACACCCCAGTGTGGTATGTTCTATCCCTGTCCTGAAACAGTG GCCAACTTCACCACAGACGCTTATGGATACAAATTGAAAATGGGCTATAATGCAGCTATTTTAAAAGCAAAGAATCTG AACAATATGGTGACAtctgtgttgtatggtgatgaaCTCTTCGACAAATGGTCTTCTCCCACTGTGTATGTATACAGAATCAACACCACGGCAACGTCTAATGGGGAGCCAGAAGGGTCGAGATGA